The Arthrobacter sp. PM3 genome contains the following window.
GGTGCGCCCGGCGATGCCCAGCCCGGTGCGGGCATCGGTCCCGGCGTCCCCGTCACGCCCCGCCACCGGCTGCTGCATTACCGGCTGCCCGGTTACGGGTTGCTCCGGCGCCGGGGCGGGCTTGATGGCCGCCTCGACGTCGCGGCGCATGATGAGCCCGCTGGCCCCCGACCCCTGGAGTCCCCCCAAATCAACCCCATGATCGCGCGCCATCCGGCGGACCAGCGGAGAAATAACGGCCCCCAGCTTCCCGGGAACCCGGGTCCGCAGGAGCAAAAGGTCATCGGCGGCCTGCTCGGCTTCCGAGACGACGGCCACCGGAGCAACCCCCGCAGCCCGCTTGGGAGCCCGGGTCCGCCGGGCCACCCCATGCCCGCCAGGAGTCCCATACCCGATCAGGACATTGCCGGACCCGGCCTTCTCCTCCTCGCGGTACGCCTCAGCAGCAGCGGCAGCAGGCGAGGAGGCAACGGAGTCAGGTGAGTCGGCAACAGCGGCCGGCGACGTACCGGCAGACCCAGCCGACGCAGGCAATGCCGCCCCGGGAGTGGCATCTAAGGACCCGGACGAGGGCCCCGATGCGAGCTTGCGAGCATTGGGAAGTCCGGGGCCGCTTCCGGAGCCGGACGGCATGCTGCTTGCAGCAATGCCGTCCGGCGAAGGGGCGGGGGCGGCATTGCCTGTGGCGGCGCCATCAGCGGGAACTGCGGCGGCGCCACCCGCGGCGGGAACGGACGCACCAACCGGCATCACCGAGATCAGCGGCTTCCCGACGTCGAGCGTCTGCCCGGGCTCGCCGTGCAGCACGGCGACGGTGCCGGCGTACGGGGAGGGCACCTCCACCATGGACTTCGCCGTCTCCACCTCGGCGATCGGCTGGTCGACGCGGATTTCGTCGCCCACGGCCACGAGCCAGTTGATCAGTTCGGCTTCGGTCAGGCCCTCGCCGAGGTCCGGCAGGAGGAATACTTTCGGTTCGCTCATGGTCAGTCTTCCCACTGGAGGTCGTCAACGGCGTCGAGGATGCGGTCGACGCCGGGCAGGTAGTAGTGCTCGAGCTTCGGCGCCGGGTAGGGGACGTCGAAGCCGGTGACCCGGCGGATCGGCGCGGCGAGGTGGTGGAAGCAGCGTTCCTGGACCCGGGCGACGATTTCCGAGGCCACGG
Protein-coding sequences here:
- a CDS encoding dihydrolipoamide acetyltransferase family protein, which produces MSEPKVFLLPDLGEGLTEAELINWLVAVGDEIRVDQPIAEVETAKSMVEVPSPYAGTVAVLHGEPGQTLDVGKPLISVMPVGASVPAAGGAAAVPADGAATGNAAPAPSPDGIAASSMPSGSGSGPGLPNARKLASGPSSGSLDATPGAALPASAGSAGTSPAAVADSPDSVASSPAAAAAEAYREEEKAGSGNVLIGYGTPGGHGVARRTRAPKRAAGVAPVAVVSEAEQAADDLLLLRTRVPGKLGAVISPLVRRMARDHGVDLGGLQGSGASGLIMRRDVEAAIKPAPAPEQPVTGQPVMQQPVAGRDGDAGTDARTGLGIAGRTPVRGVRKAVAANMTRSRSEIPEATVWVDVDATALVDMRAALKRQDPQNTPGLLAFIARFVTAGLKKYPALNTRIVTTEDTTGGASQEIVAFDGVNLGFAAQTDRGLMVPSVRNADKLSARELDAEIRRLTAIVRDGKATPAELGSGTFTLNNYGVFGVDGSAAIINHPEVGILGVGRIIDKPWVVNGELAVRKVTELTLTFDHRVCDGGTAGGFLRYVADAIENPGTALADM